ATTTCATTCTTATTTCTTCTGAGGTTCTACCTATGATAAActtataaatatctttttattgcttttttaacattttttctttATGGTGTTACTAAGATTTCTCAATATAGGTATGCTAAAATCAATTATGAATTATTAGATGCTTGTCACAATAAAGAATGTCCATTCCTACATATTGACCCAGAAACTAAAGTCAGAGATTGTCCTTGGTATGATCGTGGATTCTGCAGACATGGACCTTTATGCAGACATCGACATGTTCGTCGTGTTTTATGCATGGCTTATTTAGCTGGATTTTGTCCTGAAGGCCCAAACTGTAAATTTATGCAGTAAGTTTATCACCAAATTAATATTCCAAATTATTCTTATTTagatacattattattattctttttctGTTTTCAGTCCAAGATTTGAATTGCCAGCAGTGCAAGATATGCAACctaaagaaggaaaaaaggtAATGATCACGTGTCACTTTTGTGGGGAAGGTGGCCATAAAGCaatttattgtaataaaatGCCACCTGATGTACGTGAAGCTCAAGTTAGACAAGAAATAGAAGGTAATTCTCATGCTACGCATCACATGAATATGCATAATGGACCCCCACCAAGAGGGCCGCAAAAGCCACTAGAAGAAGTCACTTGTTACAAATGTGGAACTAAAGGTCATTATGCCAATAAATGTCCAAAAggacatttagcatttttaagCCATGCTGGGGGTAGTGGAAGTGCTACTCAGAATCAAAATTACCGTAGATGATTTCACCTATTTTATTTGTGTAAGATTAATATTATGATTATGTTTCATTATTAGTAAAATCACTTGTCTGtaaaaatttctatatatcatatagtaaaATAGGTTTAATACAATTAATTTCATATTGACTCGTAATAAAAGATTCCAACacctttaaataattataaatattttgtattttctataaaaaaaatttggTCAAATTAAAGAATGTTTAAAGGATATTTTGGGTTAAAATACTATGaagtatatactataacaaatttaatttattgtttAAAGAATTAAACATACTCCTAAATACTCGTTATTACATTttgtaaatgtatttaaagGGTATTtgctaaattattaaatacgcTATATCTATGAGCGCATCGATTTTCGACGTAGAAtgttataaaaagatatatttgtTTACCGCTAATTTATTTAGTTTGTGACGTTGAACATGGGAAGACGTACTTCGCCATTTGTATATGAAGTGGCATTGTAAgactattaatttttaaaatcttgttcgctaaaatattaacaatatttaTCTTTCACGTGATTATTATCAGAGATATTAAATTCCTTCGTTATTGGGTGTGCATTTAATACCTAAACATAtgttattgttttattttaaatatatattgtttttCTCATTCTTCGAAATACATCGTACCTAAACACtgttattattaaaagaaaagtGCAAAGTCATCAGAACCATAAAAATACTGAATGTCACTTTTATATGCGAAAAAGCAAGTATGGTTTCCTTTTAATTGGAAAAAGAGATCTTCTATTTGCACAAGAATATTTCTTATCATGTCGTATTGTAATCAATAACTTCGACATAATTAGCAGGAAAAAGTCCATAAGTACCGTCGGGACCAAGACCTTGCCACCATCCTTCGTCAATAGCATCTATATGTGTAATAATATCTCCAGGATCAAAAGTAATTTCTGTATCATCAGCTGCTTGGTAGTCATATAAGGCTCTTGCTTTCATTCCTTCATTATTTGGATCAAAATATAAGTACTGACCATCCATTTGACTGTACAACTCATTTTCAGTAATTGCTTCTTTCGTCGCCGATTGTTGCTCAGGTTCTTCTTCTGGCTCTGGCAATTTAGACTCTTGAACTTGATTCGGAGATAAAGATGCATTTGAAGCGGTGGTGGTTACTAAATCTAAGTTATGTGTTTTATTCACTTCTGTTTTCACTTCCTCTTCCACTTTTGTATGGAGTATCTCTTTTTGCTGACTCTCTTCAAATGCTTTTTTAGCTGCTTCTACATGACTATTCTTCGGTATATATTGTTGCTGCACTGGAGAAGACTTCATTTGACCAGCTGCCGAATTCTGTTCGAAAACAGCTCTTGCATTTATCGTTCTTTGAGCAATTAACTGTTGCGTTTCTTTACTTCTTTGTCGTCGCAATTCTTCGCTTCGCGATTTATGATCGTCTTCAACATCGTTGCTATAGTGTTGACTTGCGGCTAgttgattaaatttattattcgccTCCTCAGCACGTTGCTCCGCCAACTTTTGTCGCGCTATTGAATTTTCTTTGGCAGTGACCTACaagtatataaaaatttaaatagcaaaatattcactattaaataataaatataataatataaaatgtgtTTACTTGTTGTTCTCTGAGCattgcttctttttcttctctagTTCTAATTTCTTCTTCAAGCCGTTGCCGTTCTTTTTCACATTTTATACGTTCTTGTTCCAgtcttttcttctcttccatTTCTTCCCTTTGCCAAAATTGATCACGTTCTGTTGCATTTATTTCTTGTTCAGGAATTACTCTACAATACGTATTGTCTTTAAGTTGAAGATTCTGATACTCTTATAATTAAAACACTAAAGATATATACCTGCGATATGTGGTACCCACAGGACCTGTATTACCTTCGTTTTCCCCGCGTGGTTCATTAAATTTGTATGCCGAAGCTGTTGCTCTAGCAAGTTTTTCCATGATAGAATCCACTTCGACATCGTCTTCAGAGCGAGCAGTAATCGTTATATGTGCaccttttaataatttttctacATCCCTAATATGATTTGCACAAGTGCCCTTTCTAACAATTGGTGCTCCTTCTCCTTGCTAAAACGCAACTCATTTTATTGTATATATGCAATAAAATCATTAACTTTTTAAATATGAATTCTTACCCAATTTATTAAGAGACATTTTGGTAGACTTGTTTTAGTATCTATTACACGACAAAAGGCATACATGATATGACTACTATTTAAACGGTCAATCATTTCTTCCAGACCTCCATTTCCAGTACCAACCACTTTTAAGTTATTAGTTTGTCCTTCGTATCCAAACAAGGCCCTATGAATGATAATGACttagtaaaataaatttaattaaataatatgtattatatatttacaatccctcatttttaattaaaaataagaagatatattaataattagtgGAATTCAATAAAGGcacaaaattattatatttcgcATAAAATATTTCTCATTCTCCGTATGTGTAGTGTTACCGACTATTTGTTTTACCGTTGTAAATGCTAATTATATATTTTGCGCTATTTATATCGAtcgataaatgtaaaagaaaGAGTTACTTAATATATTATAGCAATTTATGTTGCGTGTTTTTGAGGATTCAATTGAACATTTGCGAATCTTTAAAATACCGGATTCATATCGACGCATTAGCCGGAATGATAAAATACAACATAAGAGAAAAGATGCAAGCCTACCAGTTAGTAGACGATTTATCGTCGACTACGCTGTGCCAAGCAGCCACCAAAGCGTCtttattttttgttaaattaatTGACATCTTTTTTGTTCAGTTCATAAGAAAAATCAACCGTAACAACAAATCCGAAAGAGTTGCTACTGGCGAATTAATGTCACAGTTGCATCTTCACGTTTTGCCTTTTTGATTAAATGTCAACGCCCTTCTGTTACCAACCGCAAAACGATGGATCTTATCTATATAGGCAACGTGCTTAAATTGATTCCGAAGaactaaattaatttatatttaaacacACAAATATGAGCACACAAGTTTTGACGTATGCTAAAACATATTTAAACAAAACTTTATTGATGAATCCCTTCAAGACTGTTCTACAAAGCACGATTGATCACGCGTACCTACTGGCGGAGACCTCCAATCAGCAAAAGTAACACGAGCAAATAAGAGGCAAGATAcagttgaaatattttatataattttatatagtaTGAAATTATCGAATTTTATCTTGATTCGTATCTTTTACTTCTaaaaattatcgataaataCAGAAAGTATGCTTGTAAacatagataaaaattttgtaaataagaaaaaatatcgATGAGATAAATGTTGAAGTCAATGTTTAATGGTACAAACCCTAAACTCGCAACGTGTATAGTGACACTTTCAAACAAATTGTCATAACAGCAATTTCGTGCCGGCAATCGGAAAATCAGTATAATTATTAGTttcaataattatattttcattatgTTCAATAGATAATACGATAAACGAATTTAAAAATTggatatttttagtttattaaaGATGGTAAGTCGAACGTTTTTCATTTGGCGGGTTAACCTCTGTTTCTtttcataataaaataactTCTTTTTGATGCTTTTTACAGTTGTTTTATTCGTTTTTCAAATCCTTGATCGGAAAGGACGTAGTTgtagaattaaaaaatgatttgaGGTAAGTTCATCAGAAGAAAAACTCTATTTTATAATGTTTATAAGATCACCTAATAAAACTTTTGTATGTAGCATTTGTGGTACTTTGCACTCAGTAGATCAATATCTGAATATAAAGTTAACTGATATAAGTGTGACCGATCCAGATAAATATCCTCATATGGTTTGTAGTGCATATATTTATGATTTTATGTGTTTAATAGTAAAAGAAATTGTAACAGAAAGTAAAAATACAATATCTTTCAGTTGTCTGTAAAAAACTGTTTTATTCGAGGATCAGTAGTACGTTATGTACAACTCCCAGGAGATGAAGTGGATACTCAGCTATTACAGGATGCCGCGCGCAAAGAAGCAGCAGTTCAAGCAAGATAATTTGTGCTGTTATTAGATTTAAAAATACCACTGatttattttttactattaAAGCTAAGAATTATGTACAATGAACATACAAACTTTGAATCTACAAGTGTATAAATTGAGTTTATATGTAacattaaaagaaaatagtttctgtttgtaacaattctttcaaattatttgttatCATGTGTATctcatataaaaagaaaaagactgTTAATCACACATCAGACTAATAAATTTAAAGATAATATagtaagtatatgtatatatagtacATATTTTTACAGTATTCGTCCAAAATAATTCATATTATACGTATTTATTCATCCTTTGTCCATTCCATTAATGATTTGTCATACCAGATATATTTACCCTTTATGTCTGTATTTTTTGGTAATAATGCAGCATATACAGGAGCCTTAGCACCTTCATCAGGCTTCAAAGTACCTTTATGACTAGTCATATCTGTGTCTACATAACCTGGATGCACAGCATTCACTACGAGATCTTCTCTAGTATCTGAATTAAACATTCTTTGATGAATTCTAGCTAAAGCAGATACTCCGACTTTGCTTGCAACATAGGCAGAATTTGCCCATCCTTTCTCTAAGTGAGTGTTTGTCTTTGCAGCactgaaaatataattaaaatttagaatACATCCCATGGAACAAAGTAGAttgtaaattaatatatttttgtaattcaGCATACTCAATAAATTCGTGCATAATATTGTCTAATTCTTCCTCTGTAAGATTTGGATCTGAAAATCTTTTCTTTAATGTTTCACCAGGAATCTTTGATAAATGACCAGCAGAACTTGACACATGTACTACACGTGCATGTGTTTTCAATAATGGATAAAGTTTGCTGCATACTTTTCTTAAGCTAAAATAGTTTACTCTTAATGTCTCTTCAGCTTGCAGAGAAAAAGGTTCTGTAGCAGCTGtctgtatatttaataaaatttgtagagaatatcttttagaaaaaaaaagaaataaataaataaagttttaATTACCTTAAATGCAATAGCAGCATTGTTAACTAATACATCCAATCCTTGGTATGTTTTTTCTAAATAATCATGAAAAGTAGAAATACTACTTTCATCAGTAATATCAAGTTGATGAAATTTTGGTTTTAAACCTTGTTTTTCAAGTTCTTTAATAGCATTCTGTCCTCGAGTAACATCACGAGCTGTTAAATAAACAactccatcaaattgtttgcaAAGATGTTTTACAATAGCAAATCCAATGCCTTTATTTCCACCGGTTACCTAAACATTCGATTTATTAAGATATGTATTATGTGACCGTTACGATACCAACCGCAGTCTAAGCAATAAAACTATACAGTTttcataatatataatttatacttACGACGGCTACACGTGTCATATTGAGTATTTTGAACCAATTTTTCTATATGCGCAAAATAGTAATTCGAGGAGGTTAAACGTAATACTCTGATAACATTACGTTACACTGGATTGAATGTACTATAGCAAATCATCAAACATTATATAGTTGTGAATAACCTTGACAAACAATGACGAATGCGATATAATGATTAGATTTATTTATcaaatcttttctttcttctccatTGTAAACAATTCAACTATCAGATATCATATATATTACAAAACggtattttaaaagatacggTATTTAACAGAgttcacttataaattaaaatattaaataacaatttattacgaATAATACTAAAGGATAGCTACTGTTAAATTACTACTTGCAATCTAGCAATTCTATATTGTCTTGTCTGAATATTTCTAACAAGAACAAAGGGATGTTTTTTATTGATCAGCTCAATTAATGA
The Bombus affinis isolate iyBomAffi1 chromosome 2, iyBomAffi1.2, whole genome shotgun sequence genome window above contains:
- the LOC126913907 gene encoding drebrin-like protein → MSINLTKNKDALVAAWHSVVDDKSSTNWALFGYEGQTNNLKVVGTGNGGLEEMIDRLNSSHIMYAFCRVIDTKTSLPKCLLINWQGEGAPIVRKGTCANHIRDVEKLLKGAHITITARSEDDVEVDSIMEKLARATASAYKFNEPRGENEGNTGPVGTTYRRVIPEQEINATERDQFWQREEMEEKKRLEQERIKCEKERQRLEEEIRTREEKEAMLREQQVTAKENSIARQKLAEQRAEEANNKFNQLAASQHYSNDVEDDHKSRSEELRRQRSKETQQLIAQRTINARAVFEQNSAAGQMKSSPVQQQYIPKNSHVEAAKKAFEESQQKEILHTKVEEEVKTEVNKTHNLDLVTTTASNASLSPNQVQESKLPEPEEEPEQQSATKEAITENELYSQMDGQYLYFDPNNEGMKARALYDYQAADDTEITFDPGDIITHIDAIDEGWWQGLGPDGTYGLFPANYVEVIDYNTT
- the LOC126913928 gene encoding carbonyl reductase [NADPH] 1-like, which produces MTRVAVVTGGNKGIGFAIVKHLCKQFDGVVYLTARDVTRGQNAIKELEKQGLKPKFHQLDITDESSISTFHDYLEKTYQGLDVLVNNAAIAFKTAATEPFSLQAEETLRVNYFSLRKVCSKLYPLLKTHARVVHVSSSAGHLSKIPGETLKKRFSDPNLTEEELDNIMHEFIDAAKTNTHLEKGWANSAYVASKVGVSALARIHQRMFNSDTREDLVVNAVHPGYVDTDMTSHKGTLKPDEGAKAPVYAALLPKNTDIKGKYIWYDKSLMEWTKDE
- the LOC126913926 gene encoding cleavage and polyadenylation specificity factor subunit 4, with the protein product MECLVANVDNMRFDIEIALDEQYGALPLPFTGMDKSTAAVCQFYPRGTCVKGASCPFRHVRGDRTIVCKHWLRGLCKKGDQCEFLHEYDMTKMPECYFYSRFNACHNKECPFLHIDPETKVRDCPWYDRGFCRHGPLCRHRHVRRVLCMAYLAGFCPEGPNCKFMHPRFELPAVQDMQPKEGKKVMITCHFCGEGGHKAIYCNKMPPDVREAQVRQEIEGNSHATHHMNMHNGPPPRGPQKPLEEVTCYKCGTKGHYANKCPKGHLAFLSHAGGSGSATQNQNYRR
- the LOC126913946 gene encoding U6 snRNA-associated Sm-like protein LSm2, with protein sequence MLFYSFFKSLIGKDVVVELKNDLSICGTLHSVDQYLNIKLTDISVTDPDKYPHMLSVKNCFIRGSVVRYVQLPGDEVDTQLLQDAARKEAAVQAR